A single region of the Deltaproteobacteria bacterium genome encodes:
- a CDS encoding alanine--glyoxylate aminotransferase family protein — MAQPIIHHRAPEFITVLKEVFDGLKFIFQTRGDVLLFTSSGTGAMEGAVANILNPGEKAICVNGGKFGERWAQLVSTYGGIPVVIDVPWGQAVDPAVIAEKLEDDPGIRAVYVQASETSTGVSHPVKAIAEIVNRYEDKLIIVDGITAVGVMNLPFDEWGLDVVVGGSQKAWRLPPGLSFAAVSDKAWAAVAKCTQPRYYFDWAKERKNAAKPSTAYTPAVSLILGLRQVIREIRKEGLEDMFARCASYAEATREAMKAIGLRLFAPDSPSDSITAVLAPEGMDAQAIVKNLSVKYGITVAGGQDNAKGKIFRLSHMGYLDGLDMVTAIAAVEMTLRDLGHKVELGAGVRRAEEILV, encoded by the coding sequence ATGGCTCAGCCGATTATCCACCACAGGGCACCGGAGTTCATAACCGTCCTGAAGGAGGTTTTCGATGGTCTGAAGTTCATCTTCCAGACCAGAGGTGATGTGCTGCTGTTCACCTCGTCCGGGACCGGGGCCATGGAAGGCGCCGTTGCCAACATCCTGAACCCGGGTGAAAAGGCCATCTGCGTAAACGGCGGAAAATTTGGCGAGCGATGGGCCCAGCTCGTGTCTACCTATGGCGGCATCCCCGTGGTAATTGATGTTCCCTGGGGCCAGGCGGTTGACCCGGCGGTCATCGCCGAGAAGTTGGAAGACGACCCCGGGATCAGGGCGGTCTACGTTCAGGCCAGCGAGACGTCCACCGGGGTGTCCCATCCGGTTAAGGCCATCGCTGAGATCGTCAACCGCTACGAGGACAAGCTCATCATTGTTGACGGCATCACCGCGGTAGGGGTTATGAACCTGCCCTTTGACGAGTGGGGACTGGACGTGGTCGTGGGGGGATCCCAGAAGGCATGGCGGCTTCCTCCCGGCCTGTCCTTCGCCGCCGTCAGCGACAAGGCCTGGGCGGCTGTGGCTAAGTGTACACAGCCCAGATACTACTTCGACTGGGCCAAGGAGAGGAAGAACGCCGCCAAACCGAGCACGGCCTACACCCCGGCCGTTTCCCTCATCCTTGGGCTCAGGCAGGTGATACGCGAGATCAGGAAAGAGGGCCTTGAGGACATGTTCGCAAGGTGCGCTTCCTACGCCGAGGCTACCCGTGAGGCCATGAAGGCCATAGGGCTGAGGCTTTTCGCGCCCGACTCTCCGTCCGATTCCATAACCGCCGTTCTTGCCCCCGAGGGGATGGACGCCCAGGCCATTGTCAAGAATCTGAGCGTAAAATATGGGATCACAGTGGCCGGTGGTCAGGACAACGCCAAGGGAAAGATCTTCCGTCTTTCCCACATGGGCTACCTGGACGGCCTGGATATGGTAA